The Methylomagnum ishizawai genome has a window encoding:
- the tldD gene encoding metalloprotease TldD — MQDPIAIAQYTLLEPAGLAEGDLDRVMGHLLGANVDAADVYLQSTRYESWALEDGIVKEGSHSIEQGAGVRAVSGEKTGFAYSDEIALPTLVEAAKNARAIARLGNEGQRAITTVERPPALYLPIDPLQSLPEEEKIALLKRLDQECRQLDPRVEQVFVSLTGCHDVVMVIGQDGAMHGDVRPLVRLNVSVIVEQDGRREQGSCGGGGRTDYREFLEGDRASGYAREAVRQALVNLEAEEAPAGTMTVVLGSGWPGILLHEAIGHGLEGDFNRKGTSAFSGRVGERVASPLCTVVDDGTLPQRRGSLTIDDEGTPSHCTTLIENGILKGYMQDRLNARLMGVAPTGNGRRESYAHLPMPRMTNTYMLPGQHDPEEILRSVKHGLYAKNFGGGQVDITSGKFVFSASEAYLIEDGKITRPVKGATLIGNGPDVLTRVSMVGNDLELDFGVGTCGKDGQSVPVGVGQPTLRVDGLTVGGTRV, encoded by the coding sequence ATGCAAGACCCCATCGCCATCGCCCAATACACCCTCCTCGAACCCGCCGGTCTCGCCGAGGGCGACCTCGACCGGGTCATGGGCCACCTGCTCGGCGCGAACGTGGACGCCGCCGATGTCTACCTGCAAAGCACCCGCTATGAATCCTGGGCGCTGGAGGACGGCATCGTCAAGGAAGGCAGCCACAGCATCGAACAAGGAGCCGGGGTCCGCGCCGTGTCGGGCGAAAAGACCGGCTTCGCCTACAGCGACGAGATCGCCCTCCCGACCCTGGTCGAAGCCGCCAAGAACGCCCGCGCCATCGCCCGGCTGGGCAACGAAGGCCAACGCGCCATCACCACGGTGGAACGCCCGCCCGCGCTTTATCTTCCCATCGATCCGCTGCAATCCCTGCCGGAAGAGGAAAAGATCGCCCTCCTCAAGCGGCTGGACCAGGAATGCCGCCAGCTCGACCCCAGGGTCGAACAGGTGTTCGTGAGCCTCACCGGCTGCCACGACGTGGTGATGGTGATCGGTCAGGACGGCGCGATGCACGGCGATGTGCGGCCCTTGGTGCGGCTCAATGTCAGCGTGATCGTGGAGCAGGACGGCCGGCGCGAACAAGGCAGTTGCGGCGGCGGCGGCCGCACCGATTACCGCGAATTCCTGGAAGGCGACCGGGCGTCCGGCTACGCCCGCGAAGCCGTGCGCCAAGCCCTGGTCAACCTCGAAGCCGAGGAAGCCCCGGCGGGCACCATGACCGTGGTGCTGGGTTCCGGCTGGCCGGGCATCCTGCTGCACGAAGCCATCGGCCACGGCCTCGAAGGCGATTTCAACCGCAAGGGCACTTCGGCCTTCTCGGGCCGGGTGGGCGAACGGGTGGCCTCGCCGCTCTGCACCGTGGTGGACGACGGCACCCTGCCCCAGCGGCGCGGTTCCCTCACTATCGACGACGAGGGCACACCGTCCCACTGCACCACCCTGATCGAGAACGGCATCCTCAAGGGCTATATGCAGGACCGGCTCAACGCCCGGCTGATGGGGGTCGCGCCCACCGGCAATGGCCGCCGCGAGTCCTACGCCCATCTGCCCATGCCGCGCATGACCAACACCTACATGCTCCCAGGGCAGCACGACCCCGAGGAAATCCTGCGTTCGGTCAAGCACGGCCTGTACGCCAAGAATTTCGGCGGCGGGCAGGTGGATATCACTTCCGGCAAATTCGTGTTCTCGGCCAGCGAGGCGTATTTGATCGAGGATGGCAAGATCACCCGCCCGGTGAAGGGCGCGACCCTGATCGGCAACGGTCCCGATGTGCTGACCCGCGTCAGCATGGTGGGCAACGACCTGGAACTCGATTTCGGCGTCGGCACCTGCGGCAAGGATGGGCAGAGCGTGCCGGTGGGCGTAGGCCAGCCAACCTTGCGGGTGGATGGGTTGACGGTGGGCGGGACCAGGGTTTGA
- the pmbA gene encoding metalloprotease PmbA has translation MSNLPASTQAQLAHLESLVADCLEEAAKQGATGTEAGVSIELGLSVTARMGEVETVEHHRSRGLGLTVYIGQRKGSASTTDLSREAMRETVEAAVRIARYAAEDAYSGLPDQDMLATEFPDLDVYHPWEPDAETAIGIAVACEDAARGYHPDIANSEGASLNTFQGVRVMGNSLGFLHGYASSRHSLSCSVIGERGEEMQRDDWWTVARDARDLEAPEAVGRKAAERAIRKLGSRTLTTRQCPVIYAADIASTLLGHFIGAIRGGNLYRKSSFLLDHLGKRVFPDFVCIREEPHLIKALGSIPYDAEGVRTVPHDLVSAGILESYVLSTYSARKLGMKTTGNAGGVHNLVIQPGELDLAALLARMGTGLLVTDLMGQGVNLVTGDYSRGAAGFWVENGVIQYPVEEITIAGNLRDMFLGIQAVGSDVDLRGNTRTGSILIDKMTVAGGQDSSAE, from the coding sequence GTGTCCAACCTACCCGCATCCACCCAAGCCCAACTCGCCCACCTCGAATCCCTGGTCGCCGACTGCCTGGAAGAAGCCGCCAAGCAAGGCGCGACCGGCACCGAGGCCGGGGTCAGCATCGAACTGGGCCTCTCCGTCACCGCCCGCATGGGCGAGGTGGAAACCGTCGAACACCACCGCAGCCGCGGCCTGGGGCTGACGGTCTACATCGGCCAGCGCAAAGGCTCGGCCAGCACCACCGACCTCAGCCGCGAGGCCATGCGCGAGACGGTCGAAGCCGCCGTCCGCATCGCCCGCTACGCCGCCGAGGACGCATACTCGGGGCTTCCCGACCAGGACATGTTGGCGACCGAATTCCCCGACCTCGATGTCTACCACCCTTGGGAACCCGACGCCGAAACCGCCATCGGCATCGCCGTCGCCTGCGAGGACGCCGCCCGCGGCTACCATCCCGATATCGCCAACTCCGAGGGCGCGAGCCTCAACACCTTCCAAGGGGTGCGGGTGATGGGCAACAGCCTCGGGTTCCTGCACGGCTACGCTTCCAGCCGCCACAGCCTGAGTTGCTCGGTCATCGGCGAGCGCGGCGAGGAAATGCAACGCGACGACTGGTGGACCGTGGCCCGCGACGCCCGCGACCTCGAAGCCCCCGAGGCCGTGGGCCGCAAGGCGGCGGAACGCGCCATCCGCAAACTCGGCTCGCGCACGCTGACCACCCGGCAATGTCCCGTGATCTACGCGGCGGATATCGCCTCCACCCTGCTCGGGCATTTCATCGGGGCCATCCGCGGCGGCAACCTGTACCGCAAATCCTCGTTCCTGCTGGACCATCTGGGCAAGCGGGTCTTCCCGGACTTCGTGTGCATCCGCGAAGAGCCGCATCTCATCAAGGCTTTGGGCAGCATCCCCTACGACGCCGAGGGCGTCCGCACCGTGCCGCACGACCTGGTGAGCGCGGGCATCCTGGAATCCTACGTCCTCAGCACCTACTCGGCCCGCAAGCTCGGCATGAAAACCACCGGCAACGCGGGCGGCGTGCATAACCTCGTCATACAGCCGGGCGAACTGGACCTCGCGGCACTCTTGGCGCGGATGGGCACGGGACTGCTCGTCACCGATCTGATGGGCCAGGGCGTGAACCTGGTGACGGGGGATTATTCGCGCGGGGCGGCGGGATTCTGGGTCGAGAACGGCGTCATCCAATACCCGGTCGAGGAAATCACCATCGCCGGGAACCTGCGCGACATGTTCCTCGGGATACAAGCGGTGGGGAGCGACGTGGATTTGCGCGGCAATACCCGGACCGGCTCGATCCTGATCGATAAAATGACGGTGGCCGGCGGCCAGGATAGCTCCGCCGAATAA
- a CDS encoding NAD(P)/FAD-dependent oxidoreductase translates to MEPTRPPADSVAILGCGAAGLSCALWLKHLGFRPVLIDPGAAPGGQLLRLDRVNRWVLGLPGQTGPELAARYAGHVRDEGIEPWLGRRVVAVAAAGGGFRLDLDGPAGRENLSVRALVVATGLRPRSREVLDPIPGGGAAHESGRVSYFPLDHLDPALAQPGLRAAVLGGGDNAYCTALDLAGRAAQVHLLLRGQPRAQARFQAEVRALAGRGGLAEHPGATLDAFQITTDGIAIDFHREGRQHHIEVDRIFVRAGLVPNTDFPAALGPLARLDLDAEGYVRVDAQRRASQPGVYAIGDVANPALPAVVAAIADGAMAARTLALDLTAPSPPTSP, encoded by the coding sequence ATGGAACCTACCCGGCCTCCGGCGGATAGCGTCGCCATCCTGGGCTGCGGCGCGGCGGGGCTGTCCTGCGCCCTGTGGCTGAAACACCTGGGATTCCGGCCCGTATTGATCGATCCCGGCGCGGCACCCGGCGGGCAATTGTTGCGCCTCGACCGGGTGAATCGCTGGGTGCTGGGCTTGCCGGGGCAGACCGGGCCGGAACTGGCCGCGCGCTATGCCGGGCATGTCCGGGACGAAGGCATCGAACCCTGGCTGGGCCGCCGCGTGGTGGCGGTCGCGGCGGCGGGCGGCGGGTTCCGGCTGGACCTGGACGGCCCGGCGGGACGGGAAAACCTGTCGGTCCGCGCCCTGGTTGTCGCCACCGGCCTCAGGCCCAGGAGCCGCGAAGTGCTGGACCCCATCCCCGGCGGCGGCGCGGCACACGAAAGCGGACGGGTGTCCTATTTCCCGCTGGACCATCTGGACCCGGCCTTGGCGCAGCCCGGCCTGCGGGCGGCGGTGCTGGGCGGCGGCGACAACGCCTATTGCACCGCCCTGGACCTGGCCGGTCGCGCCGCCCAGGTCCATTTGCTGCTGCGCGGCCAGCCCAGGGCGCAAGCCCGCTTCCAGGCCGAAGTCCGGGCGTTGGCCGGGCGGGGCGGGTTAGCCGAACATCCCGGCGCCACCCTCGACGCCTTCCAAATCACCACCGACGGCATCGCCATCGATTTCCACCGGGAAGGCCGACAGCACCACATCGAAGTGGACCGCATATTCGTGCGGGCGGGGCTGGTCCCCAACACCGATTTCCCCGCCGCGCTCGGTCCCTTGGCCCGGCTGGACCTGGACGCCGAAGGCTATGTGCGGGTGGATGCGCAACGCCGCGCCTCCCAGCCCGGCGTCTACGCCATCGGCGATGTCGCCAATCCGGCCCTGCCCGCCGTGGTCGCCGCCATCGCCGACGGCGCGATGGCGGCGCGGACCCTCGCGCTGGACCTCACGGCCCCTAGCCCCCCGACCTCCCCATGA
- a CDS encoding ELM1/GtrOC1 family putative glycosyltransferase, which yields MSKPIQPPAPPAAEPLVWVLDSAYTGELGARVGVAERLGYGYDTIPLPGTDAAAYARMLRARYQLACGAGGERSLVLLSGTGEDTLGPVADLRHDFDGRLLNVFLASILPDPPDPRLHEYDLIASPQIQGDKVVTTLGVAHKLNPARLEAARRAHADRFAGLERPLVGLLVGGNTRYCAGFDVAHAQALGRKTRRVVESLGGSLVATNSRRTPADAWAALLAEFDGLDRRCFDWRQDPGLYPALLAEGDVFIATGDSISMCSEASHTGKPLLVDLAESATESFHRAIVGKLLEYGAARHLDGGFEPWTYTPPDPAGAVAAAIQELLDRKAPRVLQAEKAR from the coding sequence ATGAGCAAACCCATCCAGCCCCCCGCCCCGCCCGCCGCCGAACCGCTGGTCTGGGTCTTGGACAGCGCCTATACCGGCGAACTCGGTGCCCGCGTCGGCGTGGCCGAACGCCTGGGCTACGGCTATGACACCATCCCGCTCCCCGGCACCGACGCGGCGGCATACGCCCGGATGCTCAGGGCGCGCTACCAACTCGCCTGCGGGGCGGGGGGCGAACGGTCCCTGGTGCTGTTGAGCGGCACCGGCGAAGATACCCTCGGCCCCGTCGCCGACCTCCGGCACGACTTCGATGGCCGCCTGCTGAACGTCTTCCTGGCTTCGATCCTACCGGACCCGCCCGATCCGCGGCTCCACGAATACGACCTGATCGCCTCGCCACAAATCCAGGGCGACAAGGTCGTGACCACCTTGGGCGTCGCCCATAAGCTCAACCCGGCGCGGTTGGAAGCGGCGCGGCGGGCGCACGCCGACAGGTTCGCGGGACTGGAACGGCCCCTGGTGGGCTTGCTGGTGGGCGGGAACACCCGTTATTGCGCGGGCTTCGACGTGGCGCACGCCCAGGCGCTGGGCCGCAAGACGCGGCGGGTGGTGGAATCCCTGGGCGGAAGCCTGGTGGCGACCAACAGCCGCCGCACCCCGGCGGACGCCTGGGCGGCGCTGTTGGCGGAATTCGACGGCCTGGATCGCCGTTGCTTCGACTGGCGGCAGGACCCCGGACTGTATCCGGCCCTGCTGGCGGAGGGCGATGTGTTCATCGCCACCGGGGATTCGATCTCGATGTGTTCCGAGGCCAGCCATACCGGCAAACCCTTGTTGGTGGACCTGGCCGAGAGCGCCACCGAAAGTTTCCACCGCGCCATCGTCGGCAAGTTGCTCGAATATGGCGCGGCCCGGCATCTGGACGGCGGTTTCGAGCCCTGGACCTATACGCCGCCCGACCCGGCGGGGGCGGTGGCGGCGGCGATCCAGGAATTGTTGGACCGGAAGGCGCCCCGCGTGCTTCAGGCGGAGAAGGCCCGATAG
- a CDS encoding glycosyltransferase family 4 protein, with product MNRRLLFFCTEDWFVCSHWLPQIAAAQRAGYEVHVATRVRGHGAMIEATGAKLVPLDLSRRGMNPLAEFKLLFGLVRLYRRLRPDLAHHVAMKPMVYGTLAARIANTPAIVNYMAGLGWLFTADSAQARLLRPGVRWTLGRLLAAGRVIVENPDDAAQVLALGVESGRLHRIRGAGVDLAVFSPRPEAEGVPLVVLPARMLWTKGVGEFVAAARQLKAAGVAARFALVGDPDPENPASVPQEQLEAWAEEGAVECWGRRGDMPEVLAEAHIVCLPSYREGLPKALIEAAAAGRAIVTTDTPGCREVVAAGDNGLLVPARDGAALAEALRALIADPGSRRRMGRRGREIAEAEFAVERIVAETLAVYRAFSA from the coding sequence TTGAACCGGCGGCTGTTGTTCTTCTGCACGGAAGATTGGTTCGTCTGTTCGCACTGGCTGCCGCAGATCGCCGCCGCGCAGCGGGCGGGCTACGAAGTGCATGTCGCGACCCGTGTGCGCGGGCATGGCGCGATGATCGAGGCCACCGGGGCGAAGCTGGTGCCGCTCGACCTGTCGCGGCGTGGTATGAATCCGCTGGCGGAATTCAAATTGCTGTTCGGCCTGGTCCGGCTGTATCGCCGCCTGCGCCCCGACCTGGCCCACCATGTCGCCATGAAGCCGATGGTCTACGGCACGCTCGCCGCCCGCATCGCCAATACCCCCGCCATCGTCAACTACATGGCCGGGCTGGGCTGGCTGTTCACCGCCGACAGCGCCCAGGCCCGGCTGTTGCGGCCTGGGGTGCGCTGGACCTTGGGGCGGTTGTTGGCGGCGGGGCGGGTGATCGTCGAGAACCCGGACGACGCGGCCCAGGTGTTGGCCTTGGGCGTGGAATCCGGGCGTTTGCACCGGATACGCGGGGCCGGGGTGGATTTGGCCGTGTTCAGCCCCAGGCCGGAAGCGGAGGGCGTGCCCTTGGTGGTGTTGCCGGCCCGGATGCTATGGACCAAGGGCGTGGGCGAATTCGTGGCGGCGGCGCGGCAATTGAAGGCCGCGGGCGTGGCGGCGCGGTTCGCCCTGGTCGGCGACCCCGACCCCGAGAATCCCGCCAGCGTGCCACAGGAACAACTCGAAGCCTGGGCCGAGGAAGGCGCGGTGGAGTGCTGGGGGCGGCGCGGGGATATGCCGGAGGTGTTGGCCGAGGCCCATATCGTCTGCCTGCCGTCCTACCGCGAGGGCTTGCCCAAGGCTTTGATCGAGGCCGCCGCCGCCGGGCGGGCCATCGTCACCACCGACACCCCCGGTTGCCGGGAAGTGGTGGCGGCGGGCGATAACGGGTTGTTGGTCCCGGCCCGGGACGGGGCGGCCTTGGCGGAAGCCTTGCGGGCACTCATCGCCGATCCCGGCTCGCGGCGGCGGATGGGACGGCGCGGGCGGGAAATCGCCGAAGCGGAGTTCGCGGTGGAGCGGATCGTGGCGGAGACCTTGGCGGTCTATCGGGCCTTCTCCGCCTGA
- the asnB gene encoding asparagine synthase (glutamine-hydrolyzing), producing the protein MCGFAGFLDRSENTSAEDLAAIAGRMAATLVHRGPDDGGVWTDAFSGLALGHRRLSILDLSAAGHQPMLSRGGRYVVAFNGEIYNHLDLRRELEGGGMVPDHPLFDAPAEAFAIPAKAGWRGHSDTETLLAAVEAWGVGEALKRCVGMFAFALWDRHDRVLYLARDRLGEKPLYYGWQDGMLLFGSELKAFKPHPAFKAEIDRSALSLLLRYGYIPAPYTIYQGIKKLPPGTFIALSARRQEGVPVSYWSARDVALRGQMQPFAGTGAEAVETLDGLLRQAVAGQMLADVPLGAFLSGGFDSSTVVALMQAQSSRPVRTFSIGFHETGYNEAGHAKAVAAHLGTDHTELYVTPEQAMAVIPNLPTLYDEPFADSSQIPTFLVSQLARGQVTVSLSGDGGDEVFCGYARYPSAVNVWRRIGYVPSPVRAAVAAAATVVPPHWWDALFRGVGFALPGGLRAATPGDKLRKLALLFRARQPEEVYRELVSQWKEPARVVRGAAEPGTVLDDPAQWPRLREFEHRMMFLDTVSYLPDDILVKVDRAAMGVSLETRVPLLDHRVVEFAWSLPASMKLRDGVGKWPLRQVLYRYVPKELMDRPKMGFGVPIDQWLRGPLKDWAGALLDRKRLKQEGYFNAALVHEKWTQHLAGRRDWSYYLWDVLMFQAWREANP; encoded by the coding sequence ATGTGCGGATTCGCCGGCTTCCTGGACCGTTCCGAAAACACCTCCGCCGAGGACTTGGCCGCCATCGCGGGCCGCATGGCCGCTACCCTGGTCCATCGCGGTCCCGACGATGGCGGGGTGTGGACCGACGCCTTTTCCGGTTTGGCGCTGGGCCACCGGCGTTTGTCCATCCTCGATTTGTCGGCGGCGGGGCACCAGCCCATGCTGTCGCGGGGAGGGCGCTACGTGGTGGCGTTCAACGGGGAAATCTACAACCACCTGGACTTGCGCCGGGAACTGGAGGGCGGGGGGATGGTACCGGACCATCCCTTGTTCGACGCGCCCGCCGAGGCGTTCGCCATCCCGGCCAAGGCGGGTTGGCGCGGCCATTCCGATACCGAAACCCTGTTGGCGGCGGTGGAAGCCTGGGGCGTGGGCGAGGCGCTGAAGCGATGCGTGGGTATGTTCGCCTTCGCGTTGTGGGACCGGCATGACCGGGTGTTGTACCTGGCCCGCGACCGGCTGGGCGAAAAACCGCTGTATTACGGTTGGCAGGACGGGATGTTGCTGTTCGGCTCGGAACTCAAGGCGTTCAAGCCGCATCCCGCCTTCAAGGCCGAAATCGACCGTTCCGCCCTGAGCTTGCTGCTGCGGTATGGCTATATCCCGGCCCCCTACACCATCTACCAAGGCATCAAGAAACTCCCGCCCGGCACCTTCATCGCCCTGAGCGCCCGCCGCCAGGAGGGCGTGCCGGTGTCGTATTGGAGCGCCCGCGATGTGGCTTTGCGCGGCCAGATGCAGCCCTTCGCCGGGACCGGGGCCGAGGCGGTCGAAACCCTGGATGGCCTGCTGCGGCAAGCGGTGGCCGGGCAGATGCTGGCCGATGTGCCCTTGGGCGCGTTCTTGTCGGGCGGTTTCGATTCCTCGACCGTGGTGGCCCTGATGCAGGCGCAATCATCCCGGCCGGTGCGGACCTTCAGCATCGGTTTCCACGAAACCGGCTACAACGAGGCCGGACACGCCAAGGCCGTGGCCGCGCACCTGGGCACCGACCATACCGAACTCTATGTCACCCCCGAACAAGCCATGGCGGTGATTCCCAATCTGCCGACCCTGTACGACGAGCCGTTCGCCGATTCTTCGCAGATTCCCACCTTCCTGGTATCGCAACTGGCCCGTGGGCAGGTCACGGTGAGCCTGTCGGGCGATGGTGGCGACGAGGTGTTCTGTGGCTATGCCCGCTATCCCTCGGCGGTGAATGTGTGGCGGCGGATCGGCTATGTGCCATCGCCTGTCCGGGCCGCGGTCGCCGCCGCCGCGACCGTGGTGCCGCCGCATTGGTGGGATGCCTTGTTCCGGGGGGTGGGGTTCGCGCTGCCGGGGGGGCTGCGGGCCGCGACGCCCGGCGACAAGCTCCGCAAGCTGGCCCTGCTGTTCCGGGCGCGGCAGCCGGAGGAGGTTTACCGGGAACTGGTTTCGCAATGGAAGGAACCGGCCCGCGTGGTGCGCGGCGCGGCAGAGCCGGGGACGGTGCTGGACGATCCGGCGCAATGGCCGCGCTTGCGCGAGTTCGAGCATCGCATGATGTTCCTCGATACCGTGAGTTACCTGCCGGACGATATTTTGGTGAAGGTGGACCGCGCCGCCATGGGCGTGAGCCTGGAGACGCGGGTGCCCTTGCTCGATCACCGGGTGGTGGAATTCGCCTGGAGCCTGCCGGCGTCGATGAAACTGCGCGATGGCGTGGGCAAATGGCCCTTGCGGCAGGTCTTGTACCGCTACGTCCCCAAGGAGTTGATGGACCGGCCCAAGATGGGCTTCGGCGTGCCCATCGATCAGTGGTTGCGCGGCCCGCTCAAGGACTGGGCCGGGGCGCTGCTCGACCGCAAGCGCCTGAAACAGGAAGGTTATTTCAATGCCGCGCTGGTCCACGAGAAGTGGACGCAGCATCTCGCGGGGCGGCGCGATTGGTCTTATTACCTGTGGGATGTGCTGATGTTCCAGGCGTGGCGGGAGGCCAATCCTTGA
- a CDS encoding glycosyltransferase: protein MTRVCHIISGLGTGGAEMMLYNLVGRMDRSRFDVAVISLLDRGDLGGRIERTGTQVRVLGMKRGIPTPTALWRLRKQLKALRPEVIQGWMYHGNLAATLGAALVGGDIPVVWGIHHSLYDLGQERFLTRQVVRLGVRLSRSPAATVYVSRLGAGQHAAFGFDNTRARVIPNGFDGERFQPDPATRRAVRAELGLDRDAVLVGLFARYHPMKDHGNLLRAAARLIGSQPQARFLLAGTQVDAANPELRGQIDRLGLQDKVILLGERRDIPRWMAGLDILCMSSSHGEAFPMVVGEAMASGVPCVVTDVGDAGGLVGDTGRVVPPRDAEALAAALAALVALRPEQRLALGLAARRRVLDHFSLDGVVGEYQALYQALARPR, encoded by the coding sequence TTGACCCGCGTTTGCCATATCATCAGCGGGTTGGGCACCGGCGGGGCCGAGATGATGCTTTATAACCTCGTCGGGCGGATGGACCGCTCGCGCTTCGATGTGGCGGTGATTTCGCTGCTGGACCGGGGCGATCTGGGCGGGCGGATCGAGCGGACCGGGACGCAGGTGCGGGTATTGGGCATGAAGCGCGGAATCCCCACGCCCACCGCGCTGTGGCGGCTGCGCAAGCAACTCAAGGCGCTGCGCCCGGAGGTGATCCAGGGCTGGATGTATCACGGCAATCTGGCGGCGACGCTGGGTGCCGCCCTGGTCGGCGGCGATATCCCGGTGGTGTGGGGCATCCATCATTCGCTGTACGACCTCGGCCAGGAGCGTTTTTTAACCCGGCAGGTGGTCCGGCTCGGTGTCCGGCTGTCCCGGAGTCCGGCGGCGACGGTCTATGTCAGTCGCCTGGGGGCCGGACAGCACGCGGCTTTCGGTTTCGATAATACGAGGGCGCGGGTGATCCCGAACGGCTTCGATGGCGAGCGGTTCCAACCCGACCCGGCGACCCGCAGGGCGGTGCGCGCCGAACTGGGTCTGGACCGGGACGCGGTCCTGGTCGGCCTGTTCGCCCGCTATCATCCGATGAAGGACCATGGCAATTTGCTCCGCGCCGCCGCCCGCTTGATCGGCAGCCAGCCCCAGGCCCGTTTTCTCTTGGCCGGTACCCAGGTGGACGCGGCCAATCCCGAACTCCGCGGCCAGATCGACCGGCTCGGCCTGCAAGACAAGGTGATCCTCTTGGGCGAGCGCCGCGATATTCCGCGCTGGATGGCCGGGCTGGATATCCTGTGCATGAGTTCCTCGCATGGCGAAGCCTTCCCCATGGTGGTGGGCGAGGCCATGGCGTCCGGGGTGCCCTGTGTCGTGACCGATGTGGGCGATGCCGGGGGGTTGGTGGGCGACACGGGCCGGGTGGTGCCGCCCAGGGACGCCGAAGCCTTGGCCGCCGCGCTGGCCGCCCTGGTCGCGCTGAGGCCGGAACAGCGGCTGGCGTTGGGCTTGGCGGCGCGGCGGCGGGTGCTGGACCATTTTTCGCTGGACGGCGTGGTCGGCGAATACCAAGCCCTTTATCAAGCCCTGGCCCGGCCCCGCTAA
- a CDS encoding glycosyltransferase — MKIILFIRALTVGGAERRAALLARELRGRGHDAKVVVYYGGGALEDDLHAAGVPLIVVGKSGRWDVFGFLWRLVRVLRRERPDVVYSWLPSSNLLALALKPFVPGTALAWAICASNLDLSHYDGLSRWAVRAEAWASRFVACSIANSQAGRNHAIGSGFPADRLKVVPNGIDTARFHPDRALGLPLRAGWGVDPAQTLIGLVGRLDPMKGHPVFLRAAARLAAGHPEARFVCVGDGAADYRLGLHALATELGLDGKLVWAGTRVDMPEVYNALDIAVSASSYGEGLSNMLGEAMACGLPCVATAVGDSAWVVGDTGIVVPPEAPEALAEALAALLRLRTEQGPALARAARRRIVDRLSVEAMVGGTLAELEALS; from the coding sequence ATGAAAATCATCCTGTTCATCCGGGCCTTGACCGTCGGCGGGGCCGAGCGGCGGGCTGCCTTGCTGGCCAGGGAACTGCGCGGGCGCGGCCATGATGCCAAGGTCGTGGTGTATTACGGCGGCGGTGCCTTGGAGGACGACTTGCACGCGGCGGGCGTGCCCTTGATCGTGGTCGGTAAAAGCGGGCGTTGGGATGTGTTCGGTTTCCTGTGGCGGCTGGTCCGCGTCCTGCGGCGGGAACGGCCCGATGTGGTGTATTCCTGGCTGCCGTCCTCGAACCTCCTGGCCTTGGCGCTCAAACCTTTCGTGCCGGGGACCGCGCTGGCCTGGGCGATCTGCGCCTCGAACCTGGACTTGAGCCACTACGATGGCTTGTCGCGCTGGGCCGTGCGGGCGGAGGCGTGGGCCTCGCGCTTCGTGGCGTGCAGCATCGCCAATTCCCAGGCGGGCCGGAATCACGCCATCGGCTCGGGTTTCCCGGCGGATCGCCTCAAGGTGGTGCCGAACGGCATCGACACCGCCCGCTTCCATCCCGACCGGGCCTTGGGCCTGCCGCTACGCGCCGGATGGGGCGTGGACCCGGCGCAGACCTTGATCGGCTTGGTCGGGCGGCTCGATCCCATGAAGGGCCATCCGGTGTTCCTGCGGGCGGCGGCGCGGTTGGCCGCGGGCCATCCCGAAGCGCGGTTCGTCTGCGTCGGCGATGGCGCGGCGGATTACCGCCTCGGCCTCCACGCCCTGGCGACGGAACTGGGCCTCGATGGCAAACTGGTCTGGGCCGGTACCCGCGTCGATATGCCGGAGGTCTACAACGCCCTGGATATCGCCGTGTCCGCCTCGTCCTATGGCGAGGGTTTGTCGAATATGCTGGGCGAGGCGATGGCCTGCGGCCTGCCTTGCGTGGCGACGGCGGTGGGCGATTCGGCCTGGGTGGTGGGCGACACCGGCATCGTGGTCCCTCCCGAGGCACCGGAAGCCCTGGCCGAAGCCCTGGCGGCGCTGCTGCGGTTGCGGACGGAGCAAGGCCCGGCACTGGCGCGGGCGGCGCGGCGACGCATCGTGGACCGGCTCAGCGTCGAGGCCATGGTGGGCGGCACCCTGGCCGAATTGGAGGCGCTGTCTTGA